From Lolium perenne isolate Kyuss_39 chromosome 5, Kyuss_2.0, whole genome shotgun sequence, a single genomic window includes:
- the LOC139831715 gene encoding uncharacterized protein, whose amino-acid sequence MGKTPASRLGRSPPKPTGSSDDLTMLEDQLIRQHQEELSAQKTNYQELKSQFIQLGLDHAKALKAAEADAAAKMHEALEDAGNSNMVLQAELEELAKVQKAAEEKVAWLEAEQKEYDRLVVQTDAHAYRLFLDSQRFAIKKVDEHRVAQAQKNLGVPWTPYDHLVALNARVSHMRAIDRNLSDIPDVATQLFRTLWPGEEVPDTFSLISDRLKGADRRIREWQCSAARAGADSALRVACSWYPELNLDALTAKRQDRPDLDCEP is encoded by the exons gaccagctcatccggcagcatcaggaggagctgagcgcccaaaagaccaactaccaggagctcaagtcccagttcatccagctgggCCTTGACCATGCTAAGGCTCTGAAAGCTGCTGAAGCTgacgcagcggccaagatgcatgaggctcttgaggatgccggcaactccaacatggtgttgcaggctgagctggaggagctggccaaggtgCAGAAAGCTGCCGAGGAGAAGGTCGCGTGGCtcgaggcggagcagaaggagtacgaccggctggtcgtgcaaactgatgcacatgcctacc gcctcttcctAGACTCTCAGAGGTTCGCCATCAAGAAGGTTGATGAGCACCGCGTTGCCCAGGCCCAGAAGAATCTTGGCGTGCcgtggaccccctatgaccatctggttgcgctgaacgcgcgggtgtcccacatgcgcgccatagatcgtaacctctctgatattcctgatgtagctacccagctcttcaggactctgtggcctggcgaggaggtgccggatactttctcgcTGATCAGCGATCGCCTCAAGGGAGCCGACAGGAGGATCcgtgagtggcagtgctccgctgcccgcgctggagcagactctgcaCTCCGCGTCGCCTGTTCGTGGTATCCTGAGCTGAACTTGGAcgccctcaccgctaagcggcaggatc gtcctgatctagattgcgagccttaa